A region of Oncorhynchus kisutch isolate 150728-3 linkage group LG29, Okis_V2, whole genome shotgun sequence DNA encodes the following proteins:
- the lman2la gene encoding lectin, mannose-binding 2-like a isoform X3 has product MNILSDIFLRQTMTPKTYWTFVIILITTCRSFADDDNHEMEEFLKREHSLSKPYQGVGSSSSSHWELMGDAMVTTEQVRLTTDMQSKQGAVWSRIPCHLRDWELQVHFKIHGQGKKNLNGDGLAIWYTKERMQKGPVFGNQDLFTGLGVFVDTYPNEEKHLERIFPFVLAMVGNGSISYDHERDGRPTELGGCNAMVRNLNHDTFIFIRYVRRRLTIMIDIDGQHEWRDCLDIPGVRLPQGYYFGASAVTGDLSDNHDVVSLKLYQLTVLRSETEEKEEEDEITLPSVDNMDLLKMGENEEGWSSIAMFFTILFSMLGCFLLIVVGLIVYSHWNENRRKRFY; this is encoded by the exons ATGAATATTCTCTCCGATATTTTTCTTCGTCAGACCATGACTCCAAAAACATATTGGACGTTTGTGATTATTCTTATTACAACTTGTCGATCTTTTGCCGACGATGATAATCATGAAATGGAGGAGTTTCTGAAAAGGGAGCATTCATTGTCAAAACCCTATCAAG GTGTGGGGTCGTCCAGCTCCTCCCATTGGGAATTGATGGGCGATGCCATGGTAACCACAGAGCAGGTGCGCCTCACAACAGACATGCAGAGCAAGCAGGGGGCAGTGTGGAGCCGCATT CCCTGTCACCTAAGGGACTGGGAGTTACAAGTGCACTTTAAGATTCATGGCCAAGGCAAGAAGAATCTGAACGGGGATGGACTGGCAATTTGGTACACCAAGGAGCGCATGCAGAAAG GTCCTGTGTTTGGGAATCAGGACCTTTTCACAGGGCTGGGTGTATTTGTAGACACGTACCCCAATGaggaaaaacaccttgag AGGATCTTCCCTTTTGTGTTGGCCATGGTGGGGAACGGAAGCATTAGTTACGACCACGAACGAGACGGGCGTCCCACTGAGCTGGGCGGCTGCAACGCCATGGTGCGCAACCTCAACCACGACACCTTCATCTTCATCAGATATGTCCGTCGCAGGCTGACG ATTATGATTGACATTGATGGGCAGCATGAATGGAGGGACTGCCTGGACATACCGGGGGTACGGCTGCCCCAGGGCTACTACTTTGGAGCCTCGGCCGTCACTGGAGATCTCTCTG ACAATCACGATGTGGTCTCCCTGAAACTGTACCAGCTGACTGTGTTACGCAGTGAGacagaggaaaaggaggaggaagatgagatcACTCTACCCAGTGTAGATAACATGGACCTACTAAAGA tgGGTGAGAATGAAGAAGGGTGGAGTAGTATTGCTATGTTCTTCACCATCCTCTTCTCCATGCTGGGCTGTTTCCTGCTCATCGTGGTCGGCCTCATCGTCTACAGCCACTGGAACGAGAACAGACGCAAACGCTTCTACTGA
- the lman2la gene encoding lectin, mannose-binding 2-like a isoform X2, translating into MNILSDIFLRQTMTPKTYWTFVIILITTCRSFADDDNHEMEEFLKREHSLSKPYQGVGSSSSSHWELMGDAMVTTEQVRLTTDMQSKQGAVWSRIPCHLRDWELQVHFKIHGQGKKNLNGDGLAIWYTKERMQKGPVFGNQDLFTGLGVFVDTYPNEEKHLEAQKTRYTTRTQRIFPFVLAMVGNGSISYDHERDGRPTELGGCNAMVRNLNHDTFIFIRYVRRRLTIMIDIDGQHEWRDCLDIPGVRLPQGYYFGASAVTGDLSDNHDVVSLKLYQLTVLRSETEEKEEEDEITLPSVDNMDLLKMGENEEGWSSIAMFFTILFSMLGCFLLIVVGLIVYSHWNENRRKRFY; encoded by the exons ATGAATATTCTCTCCGATATTTTTCTTCGTCAGACCATGACTCCAAAAACATATTGGACGTTTGTGATTATTCTTATTACAACTTGTCGATCTTTTGCCGACGATGATAATCATGAAATGGAGGAGTTTCTGAAAAGGGAGCATTCATTGTCAAAACCCTATCAAG GTGTGGGGTCGTCCAGCTCCTCCCATTGGGAATTGATGGGCGATGCCATGGTAACCACAGAGCAGGTGCGCCTCACAACAGACATGCAGAGCAAGCAGGGGGCAGTGTGGAGCCGCATT CCCTGTCACCTAAGGGACTGGGAGTTACAAGTGCACTTTAAGATTCATGGCCAAGGCAAGAAGAATCTGAACGGGGATGGACTGGCAATTTGGTACACCAAGGAGCGCATGCAGAAAG GTCCTGTGTTTGGGAATCAGGACCTTTTCACAGGGCTGGGTGTATTTGTAGACACGTACCCCAATGaggaaaaacaccttgag GCACAGAAGACGAGGTACACCACACGCACACAG AGGATCTTCCCTTTTGTGTTGGCCATGGTGGGGAACGGAAGCATTAGTTACGACCACGAACGAGACGGGCGTCCCACTGAGCTGGGCGGCTGCAACGCCATGGTGCGCAACCTCAACCACGACACCTTCATCTTCATCAGATATGTCCGTCGCAGGCTGACG ATTATGATTGACATTGATGGGCAGCATGAATGGAGGGACTGCCTGGACATACCGGGGGTACGGCTGCCCCAGGGCTACTACTTTGGAGCCTCGGCCGTCACTGGAGATCTCTCTG ACAATCACGATGTGGTCTCCCTGAAACTGTACCAGCTGACTGTGTTACGCAGTGAGacagaggaaaaggaggaggaagatgagatcACTCTACCCAGTGTAGATAACATGGACCTACTAAAGA tgGGTGAGAATGAAGAAGGGTGGAGTAGTATTGCTATGTTCTTCACCATCCTCTTCTCCATGCTGGGCTGTTTCCTGCTCATCGTGGTCGGCCTCATCGTCTACAGCCACTGGAACGAGAACAGACGCAAACGCTTCTACTGA
- the lman2la gene encoding lectin, mannose-binding 2-like a isoform X1, which yields MNILSDIFLRQTMTPKTYWTFVIILITTCRSFADDDNHEMEEFLKREHSLSKPYQGVGSSSSSHWELMGDAMVTTEQVRLTTDMQSKQGAVWSRIPCHLRDWELQVHFKIHGQGKKNLNGDGLAIWYTKERMQKGPVFGNQDLFTGLGVFVDTYPNEEKHLEAQKTRYTTRTQRIFPFVLAMVGNGSISYDHERDGRPTELGGCNAMVRNLNHDTFIFIRYVRRRLTIMIDIDGQHEWRDCLDIPGVRLPQGYYFGASAVTGDLSDNHDVVSLKLYQLTVLRSETEEKEEEDEITLPSVDNMDLLKTTGTRTDANASTETERGKRAGGRPPIITTTVV from the exons ATGAATATTCTCTCCGATATTTTTCTTCGTCAGACCATGACTCCAAAAACATATTGGACGTTTGTGATTATTCTTATTACAACTTGTCGATCTTTTGCCGACGATGATAATCATGAAATGGAGGAGTTTCTGAAAAGGGAGCATTCATTGTCAAAACCCTATCAAG GTGTGGGGTCGTCCAGCTCCTCCCATTGGGAATTGATGGGCGATGCCATGGTAACCACAGAGCAGGTGCGCCTCACAACAGACATGCAGAGCAAGCAGGGGGCAGTGTGGAGCCGCATT CCCTGTCACCTAAGGGACTGGGAGTTACAAGTGCACTTTAAGATTCATGGCCAAGGCAAGAAGAATCTGAACGGGGATGGACTGGCAATTTGGTACACCAAGGAGCGCATGCAGAAAG GTCCTGTGTTTGGGAATCAGGACCTTTTCACAGGGCTGGGTGTATTTGTAGACACGTACCCCAATGaggaaaaacaccttgag GCACAGAAGACGAGGTACACCACACGCACACAG AGGATCTTCCCTTTTGTGTTGGCCATGGTGGGGAACGGAAGCATTAGTTACGACCACGAACGAGACGGGCGTCCCACTGAGCTGGGCGGCTGCAACGCCATGGTGCGCAACCTCAACCACGACACCTTCATCTTCATCAGATATGTCCGTCGCAGGCTGACG ATTATGATTGACATTGATGGGCAGCATGAATGGAGGGACTGCCTGGACATACCGGGGGTACGGCTGCCCCAGGGCTACTACTTTGGAGCCTCGGCCGTCACTGGAGATCTCTCTG ACAATCACGATGTGGTCTCCCTGAAACTGTACCAGCTGACTGTGTTACGCAGTGAGacagaggaaaaggaggaggaagatgagatcACTCTACCCAGTGTAGATAACATGGACCTACTAAAGA CCACTGGAACGAGAACAGACGCAAACGCTTCTACTGAGACGGAGAGGGGAAAAAGAGCGGGAGGGAGGCCTCCCATCATAACCACTACTGTAGTCTGA